In the Salmo salar unplaced genomic scaffold, Ssal_v3.1, whole genome shotgun sequence genome, one interval contains:
- the LOC106593769 gene encoding F-box only protein 7 isoform X2 has product MKLRVRINKQTSRVKLEGEEPTLTELNVQIREILLPSHGLSPDSEFTLSLNGSDLLSDSGQTLSSCGIVTGDLVCVILRPTVAVPSAASTPSARQAPSNSSSSSSSTGLYQAVHPPAQRSSEASMGVEPQREVVREEEEAGRWVWEPMLCGEAEGGKVPHSLEVLYHQAQSSSTCDALMVAVHLLMVETGFLCQGSEGRPGEMPAGWRAPGGLYRLQYAHPLCDDSLAMVLAVPMGPILVINATLKVKQQVETVRKLSLKPSTYVTDQWTGDSAAAVYTELRKLSRVFKDQLVYPLIASAREAMALPAVFGLPVLPPELLLRVLRLLDVSSLLALSSVNRHLHQTTTDPALWRHLYRRDFRDCQDLSRDGGTQWKELYKKKYKWRREAASYPRHMPRYHPVPPPLYPLHPLPNNPFPFYPPGIIGGEYDQRPGIPGGILPRPRYDPIGPLPGHDPTAGGLIGRRGLRPAGNRPADIRRGFI; this is encoded by the exons ATGAAACTGCGTGTGAGGATAAACAAGCAGACCAGCCGGGTGAAGCTGGAGGGAGAGGAGccaactctgacagagctcaacgTTCAAATCAGAGAGATTCTTCTGCCTTCACATGGACTCAG CCCAGACTCAGAGTTCACCTTGTCCCTGAACGGCTCAGATCTTCTCTCTGACTCTGGTCAGACTTTGTCTTCCTGTGGCATCGTCACTGGGGACCTGGTCTGTGTCATCCTGCGTCCAACTGTCGCTGTGCCCTCCGCCGCCTCTACTCCCTCAGCCCGCCAG GCAcccagcaacagcagcagtagtagtagtagtactgggcTGTACCAAGCTGTACACCCACCAGCCCAACGCTCCAGTGAG GCCAGCATGGGGGTGGAGCCTCAACGGGAAGtggtcagagaggaagaagaggcagGCCGGTGGGTTTGGGAACCCATGCTGTGTGGGGAAGCAGAAGGAGGGAAGGTACCCCATTCCCTGGAGGTTCTGTACCACCAGGCTCAGAGCAGCAGTACCTGTGATGCCCTGATGGTGGCAGTACACCTCCTGATGGTTGAGACGGGCTTCCTGTGTCAG ggcTCTGAGGGGCGTCCTGGTGAGATGCCAGCTGGGTGGAGGGCACCAGGAGGGCTGTACAGACTGCAGTATGCCCATCCTCTCTGTGACGACAGCCTGGCCATGGTCCTAGCTGTACCCATGGGACCCATTCTGGTTATCAACG CCACCCTGAAGGTGAAGCAGCAGGTGGAAACAGTGAGGAAACTGTCGCTGAAACCCTCCACCTATGTGACTGACCAGTGGACAG gtgacAGCGCAGCGGCCGTCTACACAGAGCTGAGGAAGTTGTCCCGGGTCTTCAAAGACCAGCTGGTGTATCCTCTGATAGCTTCAGCCAGAGAAG CCATGGCCCTGCCAGCAGTGTTTGGCCTGCCAGTCCTTCCTCCAGAGCTGTTACTGAGGGTGCTGAGACTGCTggatgtctcctctctcctggccctctccTCGGTCAACAGGCACCTCCACCAGACCACCACAGACCCGGCTCTCTGGAGACATCTCTACCGCCGAGACTTCAGGG ACTGCCAAGACCTCAGCCGAGACGGAGGCACTCAGTGGAAAGAG CTCTACAAGAAGAAGTACaagtggaggagagaggcagCCAGTTACCCCCGCCACATGCCCCGTTACCACCCTGTccccccacccctctaccccctccacccccttccCAACAACCCCTTCCCCTTCTACCCGCCTGGCATCATCGGTGGGGAGTACGACCAGAGACCCGGCATCCCCGGTGGTATTCTGCCCCGCCCACGCTACGACCCTATTGGTCCGCTCCCAGGTCACGATCCCACAGCAGGAGGGCTGATTGGACGAAGGGGTCTGAGACCTGCTGGGAACCGGCCGGCTGACATCAGAAGAGGGTtcatatga
- the LOC106593769 gene encoding F-box only protein 7 isoform X1 has product MKLRVRINKQTSRVKLEGEEPTLTELNVQIREILLPSHGLSPDSEFTLSLNGSDLLSDSGQTLSSCGIVTGDLVCVILRPTVAVPSAASTPSARQAVPSGYPAPSACQAVPSAAPASSAAPAPSARQAVPSGYPASSAAFASSARQAPSNSSSSSSSTGLYQAVHPPAQRSSEASMGVEPQREVVREEEEAGRWVWEPMLCGEAEGGKVPHSLEVLYHQAQSSSTCDALMVAVHLLMVETGFLCQGSEGRPGEMPAGWRAPGGLYRLQYAHPLCDDSLAMVLAVPMGPILVINATLKVKQQVETVRKLSLKPSTYVTDQWTGDSAAAVYTELRKLSRVFKDQLVYPLIASAREAMALPAVFGLPVLPPELLLRVLRLLDVSSLLALSSVNRHLHQTTTDPALWRHLYRRDFRDCQDLSRDGGTQWKELYKKKYKWRREAASYPRHMPRYHPVPPPLYPLHPLPNNPFPFYPPGIIGGEYDQRPGIPGGILPRPRYDPIGPLPGHDPTAGGLIGRRGLRPAGNRPADIRRGFI; this is encoded by the exons ATGAAACTGCGTGTGAGGATAAACAAGCAGACCAGCCGGGTGAAGCTGGAGGGAGAGGAGccaactctgacagagctcaacgTTCAAATCAGAGAGATTCTTCTGCCTTCACATGGACTCAG CCCAGACTCAGAGTTCACCTTGTCCCTGAACGGCTCAGATCTTCTCTCTGACTCTGGTCAGACTTTGTCTTCCTGTGGCATCGTCACTGGGGACCTGGTCTGTGTCATCCTGCGTCCAACTGTCGCTGTGCCCTCCGCCGCCTCTACTCCCTCAGCCCGCCAGGCTGTGCCCTCAGGCTACCCTGCTCCCTCCGCCTGCCAGGCTGTGCCCTCCGCTGCCCCTGCTTCCTCCGCTGCCCCTGCTCCCTCAGCCCGCCAGGCTGTGCCCTCAGGCTACCCTGCTTCCTCCGCTGCCTTTGCCTCCTCAGCCCGCCAGGCAcccagcaacagcagcagtagtagtagtagtactgggcTGTACCAAGCTGTACACCCACCAGCCCAACGCTCCAGTGAG GCCAGCATGGGGGTGGAGCCTCAACGGGAAGtggtcagagaggaagaagaggcagGCCGGTGGGTTTGGGAACCCATGCTGTGTGGGGAAGCAGAAGGAGGGAAGGTACCCCATTCCCTGGAGGTTCTGTACCACCAGGCTCAGAGCAGCAGTACCTGTGATGCCCTGATGGTGGCAGTACACCTCCTGATGGTTGAGACGGGCTTCCTGTGTCAG ggcTCTGAGGGGCGTCCTGGTGAGATGCCAGCTGGGTGGAGGGCACCAGGAGGGCTGTACAGACTGCAGTATGCCCATCCTCTCTGTGACGACAGCCTGGCCATGGTCCTAGCTGTACCCATGGGACCCATTCTGGTTATCAACG CCACCCTGAAGGTGAAGCAGCAGGTGGAAACAGTGAGGAAACTGTCGCTGAAACCCTCCACCTATGTGACTGACCAGTGGACAG gtgacAGCGCAGCGGCCGTCTACACAGAGCTGAGGAAGTTGTCCCGGGTCTTCAAAGACCAGCTGGTGTATCCTCTGATAGCTTCAGCCAGAGAAG CCATGGCCCTGCCAGCAGTGTTTGGCCTGCCAGTCCTTCCTCCAGAGCTGTTACTGAGGGTGCTGAGACTGCTggatgtctcctctctcctggccctctccTCGGTCAACAGGCACCTCCACCAGACCACCACAGACCCGGCTCTCTGGAGACATCTCTACCGCCGAGACTTCAGGG ACTGCCAAGACCTCAGCCGAGACGGAGGCACTCAGTGGAAAGAG CTCTACAAGAAGAAGTACaagtggaggagagaggcagCCAGTTACCCCCGCCACATGCCCCGTTACCACCCTGTccccccacccctctaccccctccacccccttccCAACAACCCCTTCCCCTTCTACCCGCCTGGCATCATCGGTGGGGAGTACGACCAGAGACCCGGCATCCCCGGTGGTATTCTGCCCCGCCCACGCTACGACCCTATTGGTCCGCTCCCAGGTCACGATCCCACAGCAGGAGGGCTGATTGGACGAAGGGGTCTGAGACCTGCTGGGAACCGGCCGGCTGACATCAGAAGAGGGTtcatatga
- the LOC106593769 gene encoding F-box only protein 7 isoform X3, whose product MKLRVRINKQTSRVKLEGEEPTLTELNVQIREILLPSHGLSPDSEFTLSLNGSDLLSDSGQTLSSCGIVTGDLVCVILRPTVAVPSAASTPSARQAVPSGYPAPSACQAVPSAAPASSAAPAPSARQAVPSGYPASSAAFASSARQAPSNSSSSSSSTGLYQAVHPPAQRSSEASMGVEPQREVVREEEEAGRWVWEPMLCGEAEGGKVPHSLEVLYHQAQSSSTCDALMVAVHLLMVETGFLCQGSEGRPGEMPAGWRAPGGLYRLQYAHPLCDDSLAMVLAVPMGPILVINATLKVKQQVETVRKLSLKPSTYVTDQWTGDSAAAVYTELRKLSRVFKDQLVYPLIASAREAMALPAVFGLPVLPPELLLRVLRLLDVSSLLALSSVNRHLHQTTTDPALWRHLYRRDFRDCQDLSRDGGTQWKEGLVCLS is encoded by the exons ATGAAACTGCGTGTGAGGATAAACAAGCAGACCAGCCGGGTGAAGCTGGAGGGAGAGGAGccaactctgacagagctcaacgTTCAAATCAGAGAGATTCTTCTGCCTTCACATGGACTCAG CCCAGACTCAGAGTTCACCTTGTCCCTGAACGGCTCAGATCTTCTCTCTGACTCTGGTCAGACTTTGTCTTCCTGTGGCATCGTCACTGGGGACCTGGTCTGTGTCATCCTGCGTCCAACTGTCGCTGTGCCCTCCGCCGCCTCTACTCCCTCAGCCCGCCAGGCTGTGCCCTCAGGCTACCCTGCTCCCTCCGCCTGCCAGGCTGTGCCCTCCGCTGCCCCTGCTTCCTCCGCTGCCCCTGCTCCCTCAGCCCGCCAGGCTGTGCCCTCAGGCTACCCTGCTTCCTCCGCTGCCTTTGCCTCCTCAGCCCGCCAGGCAcccagcaacagcagcagtagtagtagtagtactgggcTGTACCAAGCTGTACACCCACCAGCCCAACGCTCCAGTGAG GCCAGCATGGGGGTGGAGCCTCAACGGGAAGtggtcagagaggaagaagaggcagGCCGGTGGGTTTGGGAACCCATGCTGTGTGGGGAAGCAGAAGGAGGGAAGGTACCCCATTCCCTGGAGGTTCTGTACCACCAGGCTCAGAGCAGCAGTACCTGTGATGCCCTGATGGTGGCAGTACACCTCCTGATGGTTGAGACGGGCTTCCTGTGTCAG ggcTCTGAGGGGCGTCCTGGTGAGATGCCAGCTGGGTGGAGGGCACCAGGAGGGCTGTACAGACTGCAGTATGCCCATCCTCTCTGTGACGACAGCCTGGCCATGGTCCTAGCTGTACCCATGGGACCCATTCTGGTTATCAACG CCACCCTGAAGGTGAAGCAGCAGGTGGAAACAGTGAGGAAACTGTCGCTGAAACCCTCCACCTATGTGACTGACCAGTGGACAG gtgacAGCGCAGCGGCCGTCTACACAGAGCTGAGGAAGTTGTCCCGGGTCTTCAAAGACCAGCTGGTGTATCCTCTGATAGCTTCAGCCAGAGAAG CCATGGCCCTGCCAGCAGTGTTTGGCCTGCCAGTCCTTCCTCCAGAGCTGTTACTGAGGGTGCTGAGACTGCTggatgtctcctctctcctggccctctccTCGGTCAACAGGCACCTCCACCAGACCACCACAGACCCGGCTCTCTGGAGACATCTCTACCGCCGAGACTTCAGGG ACTGCCAAGACCTCAGCCGAGACGGAGGCACTCAGTGGAAAGAG GGTTTGGTGTGTCTCAGCTGA